In Desulfofustis limnaeus, the genomic stretch GCCTCGACAAGATAGCCAACCTCAAGACCATCCTGCGGTCGGCCCAGGACCTGGAGCAGGCGATGACCGTTACCGAAACGGCAGCTTCGCAAACAATTCAGGATCTGGAAATGGCCGTGTCGAGAAAGCAGCAGGCCATAGATGCGGTGGAAGACCTCTTGTCCGATCGCTCTCTCCCCGAGGACGAACGGATCTACCGTGCCCTGGGTATCCTGGCCGAGAGCGGCCATTGACGCTGGAACGGAAGAACAGCAATCCGCCCCTCCCGCTCGCGACCGTCTGACCGGTTACCCGCTACCGATCCTGCCCCGGGGCGGCATAGCCGATCGCCCCGTCGAAAATCGCTTCATCGAGCAGGGCATCACGAAATGTGGCGTCTCGCAGGTCGGCCCCGGAAAAATCGGCCTTGTAGAGATCCGCCTCACGAAAGTCAGCCCCTCGCAGGTCGGTCTTCCTCAGCGAGGCGCCCTTGAGATTGGCCCTGGCCAAGCGGGCATCGCGCAGGTCGGCACCGCTGAGATCGCTCTGCTCCAGATCGACGCCGTCAAGATTCAAACCCTTCAGATCGGCGCCGGCCAGGTTGCACTGGTAACACTTCCGCGTATCCAGCAGCCTGGCGATCGACTCCTGCACGGGCTGCGTCGCTTCGGCAACCGCCGTCGCAACCTCCTCGACGGTAGTGACCACCGCCGCTACCGCCTCTTCGCTTACCGCCGGAGCGGGAGCGGTCAGTGTCGGGGCCGGGACTTCTTGTCTTTGCGGCTCTGTTTCCACCGGTATTTCGGTCTGTTCGAGATTCGCCGGCGGCAGGGGAGCCACCCGCTTTTCCGGCGGCGGCTCGGGACTCGGCATGGGAGCCGGCTCGTCCTGGGGCGAAACAGCCGGCGGCGGCTCCGGCGGGACGGCGGCCTGGTGGCTGTCATCCTGCTCTTCCGCCACGGCCGGTGCAACCACTGACTCTTCTCCTGCCTCCGGGACCGGCGACGGCTCGGCGGTCTCGGTTTCGTCGGCCGCCACGGTTGCTTCCGGCACAACTCCTTCATCGAGTTGGGCGCCGATCAGATAGGCCCCGGCCAATACCGCGCCCTGCAGGTCGGCACCACGCAGGTCGGCATTGGCCAGGTCGGCTCCACCCAGTTTGGCATCGCGCAGCGTGGCCCCACTTAAGTTGGCGTCGGACAGATTGGCCAGGAAGAGCGAAGCGTTGCTCAGATCGGCGTCGCGGAGATCGGCCCCCGTCAGATTCATGCGATTCAGATCAGCTCCCTGCAAATTGCAGCCAACGCAGGCATTGGTTTTTACCAGCTGGTCGATGCTGGTCTGCACGTCACTGGCGGCGTGGCCGACAATGGGGACAAGGGGCACCGAGAACAGCAGCAGGCAGGAACCAAGGCTTAGATGATGTACGAGTCGACGAGTAGTGTGGAACATGTTCTTTCCTCTTATGGGGAGCTTGAAAAATTCGAAATTTCGTTCAAGATCGAGGCGCGCAAGAGAATTCTACCGCAGGCATATAATTGATATTCCTAGGATAAAATCTGATTGCGCAACGATGAGATTGGACGAAATGGCAATTTTTCAAGGTTCCCTTATGTTTGTCTGCAGTACGCTGACCAGCCGGAAAGCCGGTGCCTCGATGGCGGTCATTTTAATCCAACCGGCCCAACAATAACAGATGAGACTGCACCGGCAACGCATTTCATGTTCCTGTTGGTGGCGCCAGTCTCTCAACAAAGGGCCCGCTTATCGGTTCCGTTTCCATTGCCATGGCGATATCGGTCGCTGGTGACGCCAGAGGCCGATTCGCTGGGCGCGAGCCTGTCGTTGCAGCTCCATCCATCTCTGGCACCCGGAGGTTGTGCAATAGCGAGGATAGACCCAGGCCGCGCCGACTCGGATCAGTTCCTCGTTGACATGGGCCCTATCGGTCCGGACCTGCGCAACGGCCCGACCATACCGATCATGGTCCATGACGGTAACCGACATTGGTCGTCCGGAGACCAGGCGCTGTAGATGCCGGCGTGCCAGCCGTGCCCCCGGTTGGTCGAATTCCGGCGCGTCGATCCCGTACAGCCTCAGATGCACCTCTTGTCCTTCACGACTGACCAGCAGGGAGTCTCCGTCGATCACCGAGACCAGTCGGGCGCTCCAGCTGCTGCCGATCTCGGGAAGGAGCCTCGTTTCCGCCTAACACCGTTGGTCAAACCAGGGGAAGAGTGCCGCGAGAAAGAGCATGGTCAGGAGACAGCGGCATGACGCCGACGTCCCGACCGCACTTCCCACTGGCTCAGAAGATGACGGGTGAGCTTCTCGTTCGGAGCGACTGAAGATACGTGTCATTTTTCTGAAATCCTCAGCGCCAAGCAGTCCACGAGACACCGTTGTTCACCGGGAAAAGCCATGTTTTCTTATCACATCCCGCGACATCCTTGTTATTGAACAAACGATTATGCTATAGTTATTCGACTTTTGATAGTGTCTATTTTTTGACACACGGTTTCCGGACCGTTGCGTCTGTCGTCTGCTGCGATGGCGGCGGCAGCACACGGCAGAGCGCTCTACAATCGGGGAACGATGCAGCAGACCAAACTCTCAGAATCAGAAGAAGATACCAGACACTTTCTGGTCAGTCTGCCTATTTTCGACAGCTTCCATGTGGACGAGTTGACCGTTCTCGCCCGCCACATGAGCTTCATTCATCTCCAGCGCGGCGAATTCCTGTTCGTCGAAGGAGACCGGGGGACCTTCATGGGGTTTGTGGTGAGCGGGGTCCTGGAAGTTCTGAAAAAGACGGAGACCGGAGAAAACATCGTTATTGCCCGGCTCACCAAGGGCAGTTCCATCGGCGAGATGGCCCTTATCGACAAATCGACCCGTTCGGCAACGGTCATGGCCAAGCAACCGACCACCATGGTAACGCTGACGGAAAAGGGGTTCGACCTGCTCACCCAGAAATCCCCCGCGCTCGGGGTTAAGATCATGCAGAAGATCGCCCGCCTGCTGAGCCTGAACATGAGGCGCACGTCAAGCAAGCTGGCCGACCTCATGCAAAGCAAAGGATGACGAGCCGAGACAAGCACCCCATGATTCGTCAGCGCCCGCTCCGCTTGCTCCTCTGCCTCCACGATCAGGCTATCGTCGAGGCGGTATGTCGCTCCATCGATATCGTCTTACCGGGGACGGAAACCATCGTTGCCGCCGATCAGGAAATGCTTGCCCGTTTGAGTCGAGAAGCGTTCGACGCCCTGCTCGTCTCGGAGACGGTCGGACCACCATCGACCCTGCGGGAACACCTGGTAAAGGTGCTCTCCTATCATCCAGGCCTGTTCGTGGTTCCGCTCGTGGCGCCGGATCAGCCGCATCAGATCCATTGCGTTGTTGATCTGGATCTCCCCTATTTTCTAACCTTGCCTCTGGATCCGTTGGAGCTGAACCTGATCCTGCAGCGGTTGCAGCTGAAGATCGACCATCTGGGTCCCCGCCAACCCCACCGCTCGACACCACGCAATACCCGCCAGATCAAGGGCTTCATCGGTTCCGGCCCGGCCATGACCCGGTTGTTCGAGTTGATCCACCGGGTTGCCGAGGATGACTTCGCCACCGTGCTCATCCTCGGCGAATCGGGGACCGGCAAGGAATTGGTGGCCAAGGCGATTCATGGCAAAAGCAGACGCCACGCCCACAATTTCGTTCCGGTCAATTGTGCCGCAATCCCGGACGACTTGTTGGAAAGCGAATTGTTCGGTCACCTCAAGGGATCTTTTACCGGGGCTTCACACAACAAAACGGGCCGGATTCAATACGCCGATCAAGGCACCCTGTTTCTCGA encodes the following:
- a CDS encoding pentapeptide repeat-containing protein, yielding MFHTTRRLVHHLSLGSCLLLFSVPLVPIVGHAASDVQTSIDQLVKTNACVGCNLQGADLNRMNLTGADLRDADLSNASLFLANLSDANLSGATLRDAKLGGADLANADLRGADLQGAVLAGAYLIGAQLDEGVVPEATVAADETETAEPSPVPEAGEESVVAPAVAEEQDDSHQAAVPPEPPPAVSPQDEPAPMPSPEPPPEKRVAPLPPANLEQTEIPVETEPQRQEVPAPTLTAPAPAVSEEAVAAVVTTVEEVATAVAEATQPVQESIARLLDTRKCYQCNLAGADLKGLNLDGVDLEQSDLSGADLRDARLARANLKGASLRKTDLRGADFREADLYKADFSGADLRDATFRDALLDEAIFDGAIGYAAPGQDR
- a CDS encoding thermonuclease family protein, which encodes MIDGDSLLVSREGQEVHLRLYGIDAPEFDQPGARLARRHLQRLVSGRPMSVTVMDHDRYGRAVAQVRTDRAHVNEELIRVGAAWVYPRYCTTSGCQRWMELQRQARAQRIGLWRHQRPISPWQWKRNR
- a CDS encoding cyclic nucleotide-binding domain-containing protein, with amino-acid sequence MQQTKLSESEEDTRHFLVSLPIFDSFHVDELTVLARHMSFIHLQRGEFLFVEGDRGTFMGFVVSGVLEVLKKTETGENIVIARLTKGSSIGEMALIDKSTRSATVMAKQPTTMVTLTEKGFDLLTQKSPALGVKIMQKIARLLSLNMRRTSSKLADLMQSKG